A genomic region of Cannabis sativa cultivar Pink pepper isolate KNU-18-1 chromosome 1, ASM2916894v1, whole genome shotgun sequence contains the following coding sequences:
- the LOC133032710 gene encoding uncharacterized mitochondrial protein AtMg00810-like translates to MALPPGLTDSDHDSTGTKLVCKLHKSIYGLCQSSRQWYKKLTAALIQEGFKQSKADYTLFTRGINDSFIALLVYVDDIVITGPNIHILHQLLTTLNQQFKLEALGQLKYFLGFEIARASTGLFLSQGQYTLQLLEDNGYIGCKPAKAPMDPRTASSPLANPSEYRQLIGKLLYLTLSRPDITFAVNNLSQLMSAPRTPHMQAVSHLLRHLKGSPGQGLLYPANSSMHLRGFSDSDWASCPVTRRTTTGFCIFFGDCLISWKTKKQPTISKSSAEAKYRALAATTSEITWLQYLLQDFQIPQHKPALSTVIISRQSTLQTIPPFTSAPNISS, encoded by the exons ATGGCACTACCTCCTGGACTAACCGATTCTGACCATGACTCTACAGGTACCAAACTCGTGTGTAAACTCCACAAATCGATCTACGGTCTATGTCAATCTTCACGACAATGGTACAAGAAGCTCACGGCAGCTCTCATCCAAGAAGGCTTCAAACAATCCAAAGCTGACTATACTCTCTTCACTCGAGGAATCAATGACAGCTTCATAGCACTCCTTGTGTACGTTGATGACATTGTCATCACTGGTCCCAATATTCACATTTTGCACCAGCTACTAACCACTCTCAATCAACAATTCAAACTTGAGGCACTCGGTCAGCTCAAGTATTTTCTCGGATTCGAAATTGCCAGAGCTTCTACTGGCCTTTTCCTCTCTCAGGGACAATATACGCTTCAGTTACTCGAAGATAATGGCTACATTGGGTGCAAACCAGCAAAAGCCCCAATGGATCCTAgaact GCGAGCTCGCCTCTGGCCAATCCTTCAGAATATAGACAGCTCATTGGCAAGCTCCTCTATTTGACTTTATCTAGGCCTGATATTACCTTCGCAGTAAACAACTTGAGCCAGCTTATGTCCGCTCCTCGAACACCTCATATGCAGGCTGTGTCTCATTTACTTCGGCATCTCAAAGGAAGTCCTGGGCAAGGATTACTATATCCTGCTAACTCCTCTATGCATCTCCGAGGTTTTTCAGACTCGGATTGGGCTTCTTGTCCCGTTACAAGACGCACAACTACCGGTTTTTGCATTTTTTTCGGTGATTGTCTCATCTCTTGGAAGACCAAGAAGCAACCTACCATTTCCAAGAGTTCTGCTGAAGCCAAATATCGAGCACTTGCTGCCACCACCAGTGAGATTACTTGGCTTCAATATCTTCTCCAAGATTTCCAAATTCCACAACACAAACCAGCATTATCTACTGTGATAATCAGTCGGCAATCCACATTGCAAACAATCCCACCTTTCACGAGCGCACCAAACATATCGAGCTAG